One Onthophagus taurus isolate NC chromosome 11, IU_Otau_3.0, whole genome shotgun sequence genomic window carries:
- the LOC111418930 gene encoding piggyBac transposable element-derived protein 4-like has product MSSKNHAGPSGCNTYCGLSGKEVKNIMNALNDSDIYLSEDEPFIDSGSEYIPDSDSELSSGEDDETLLEDESTEEQEHLVASDISDQNIREEEFQLKWDSREFVPKVDQFDVTNSGLQNKNLKNENKEIEYFLNLFSEEVVNTIVAETNIFAQQQNAKDWKNVDKQEFYNFIALTLLMPHVKKSDVKDYWSTDNLIGTPFFRQTMSRDRYLQILRHLHFSNNQNAQEGNRLHKIEHVLNLIQNNFKSNFYPFENIVIDESMILFKVLQTVYKNQETPFRNKSLCLMRL; this is encoded by the coding sequence ATGTCATCTAAAAATCACGCGGGTCCGTCGGGTTGTAATACTTATTGTGGACTGTCTGGGAAGGAAGTGAAAAATATTATGAATGCTCTGAACGATAGTGATATATATTTGAGTGAGGACGAACCATTTATCGACAGTGGCAGCGAATATATCCCTGACTCTGACAGTGAATTGAGCTCCGGAGAAGACGACGAAACCTTGTTGGAAGACGAAAGTACCGAAGAACAAGAACATTTAGTAGCTTCGGATATCTCTGATCAAAATATACGTGAGGAGGAATTTCAGCTAAAATGGGATTCACGTGAGTTTGTTCCTAAAGTTGACCAGTTTGACGTCACTAATAGTGGACTACAGAAtaaaaacctaaaaaatgaaaacaaggAAATAGAGTATTTCTTGAACCTATTCTCGGAAGAAGTAGTCAACACTATTGTTGCAGAAACCAATATTTTCGCTCAACAACAAAATGCTAAAGATTGGAAAAACGTTGATAAACAAGAGttttacaatttcatagccCTCACATTGTTGATGCCCCACGTTAAAAAGTCCGATGTAAAGGACTACTGGTCTACAGATAATTTAATTGGCACGCCCTTTTTCCGCCAAACAATGTCTCGAGATCGCTATTTACAAATACTAAGGCACTTACATTTTAGTAATAATCAAAATGCACAGGAAGGTAATCGTCTGCACAAAATCGAACACGTTTTGAATTTGAtacaaaacaatttcaaaagtaatttttatccGTTTGAAAATATCGTCATTGATGAAAGTATGATTCTTTTCAAAGTCCTTCAAACAGTATATAAAAACCAAGAGACACCGTTTCGGAATAAAAGTTTATGTCTTATGCGATTGTGA
- the LOC139432040 gene encoding piggyBac transposable element-derived protein 4-like, giving the protein MVGSEELPRSIELRNVSSEIPTEKSLESGNCSENEDIESDPEEPFAGTHSSSDPDYEATSPSATSDQESRASNGDSEPDGNDSLDEGHEDEVINEADDAVNEADEFLEHIQTDVWLPMDMDNALNMAEYSLRQSINVDPTICSSPLETFKLFIDEEVMDLIVTETNRYQNILTPGKEVVIDESMIPWRERLGMRQYIKNKRHKYGVKLYKLCTLEGYTIKVKMYCGKEDNPDNSSDSHTVKVVMNLMDNLLDSGRILYGDNFYSGVPLVKKLQERKTFYCGALRSNRRGLPKEFINRGIKKNEVVGVHNGKGVKIIKWKDKRPILMISNKRDHDINLHDTGKKNRNSEPVLKPKCIIDYNKGKKGVDLSDQMSSYYTALRKGLKWYRKSAFELLLGTTIIVNSYVVFNAANKSNRTLTMLQFRENLAMSLVDQDSEHTVKSTCTPKRVHTFAYEQGPGRKRRRNCVGCYKKLRATLSSKEADKKVTKVSSYCDDCDLKPAMCLSCFNKKHSVTNRIPPVRRKEFLCRICRCLDVLDALDIYRESRVRVFLLAAQ; this is encoded by the exons ATGGTG GGATCAGAAGAGTTGCCTAGATCCATTGAGCTACGTAATGTCTCCTCTGAAATTCCAACCGAAAAGTCACTAGAAAGCGGCAACTGTAGTGAAAATGAGGACATCGAAAGTGACCCAGAAGAGCCATTTGCCGGAACTCACTCAAGTTCAGATCCAGATTATGAAGCAACTTCACCTTCAGCTACCTCCGATCAAGAGTCACGTGCGTCCAATGGCGATAGTGAACCAGATGGTAATGATTCTTTGGATGAAGGTCATGAAGATGAAGTTATAAACGAGGCAGATGATGCTGTAAACGAGGCTGATGAATTTTTAG AACATATTCAGACTGACGTATGGCTACCGATGGATATGGATAATGCACTGAACATGGCTGAGTACTCACTCCGACAAAGCATTAATGTGGATCCAACAATCTGCAGCAGTCCCTTAGAgacatttaaactttttatagaTGAGGAAGTCATGGATTTAATAGTGACTGAAACAAACAG gtaccaaaatattttaacaccAGGAAAAGAAGTTGTCATTGATGAAAGCATGATTCCATGGAGGGAACGTTTAGGGATGCGccagtatattaaaaataaacgtcaTAAGTACGGCGTCAAGCTGTATAAGTTGTGCACCTTGGAAGGTTATACCATTAAGGTCAAGATGTATTGTGGCAAGGAGGATAATCCAGATAATTCCAGCGACTCACATACAGTAAAGGTAGTTATGAACCTCATGGATAATTTGCTTGATTCAGGTCGCATCTTATACGGTGACAATTTTTACTCAGGGGTCCCACTTGTGAAAAAACTTCAGGAAAGGAAAACATTTTACTGTGGAGCACTCAGATCAAACAGGAGAGGTCTTccaaaagaatttattaatcgTGGTATTAAAAAGAATGAAGTGGTAGGAGTACATAATGGAAAGggtgttaaaataataaagtggAAAGATAAGAGGCCCATTCTTATGATATCTAATAAAAGAGATCATGATATCAACCTGCATGATACTGGTAAAAAAAACAGAAACTCGGAGCCTGTTCTTAAACCCAAATGTATTATTGACTACAACAAAGGTAAAAAAGGCGTTGATCTGAGTGATCAAATGTCCTCCTACTACACAGCTTTACGCAAAGGGCTTAAATGGTATAGGAAATCGGCGTTTGAATTACTATTAGGAACTACAATTATTGTCAATTCGTATGTAGTTTTTAATGCAGCTAATAAAAGCAACAGGACCCTTACCATGCTACAGTTCAGAGAGAACCTAGCAATGTCACTAGTGGATCAGGATTCTGAACATACTGTAAAGTCGACTTGCACTCCGAAAAGGGTACATACATTTGCTTATGAGCAGGGTCCAGGGAGAAAACGACGTCGGAACTGTGTAGGATGTTATAAGAAGCTAAGGGCTACATTGTCCAGTAAGGAAGCAGACAAAAAAGTTACTAAAGTATCGAGTTATTGTGATGACTGTGATCTAAAACCAGCAATGTGCCTCTCGTGTTTCAATAAAAAGCATAGTGTAACAAACCGCATCCCACCTGTTAGACGTAAGGAATTTTTATGTAGAATTTGTAGATGTTTAGATGTTTTAGATGCTTTAGATATTTATCGCGAATCTAGGGTTCGAGTTTTTCTTCTTGCCGCCCAGTAG